From one Lycium barbarum isolate Lr01 chromosome 6, ASM1917538v2, whole genome shotgun sequence genomic stretch:
- the LOC132598828 gene encoding protein PELPK1-like, whose amino-acid sequence MAHHYNLSFLLLLAFLNLCFMNGHITGATARRLLEMPLPEIPKPELPKAPALPKPELPTLPKPEIPTVPKPEIPIMPKPEVPAVPKPELPVAPKPELPIVPKPEIPAVPKPELPAMPKPEIPTMPKPELPPLKKPEIPAVPKTEVPPTMKKTEVPAVPKPEIPTMPKPEIPELPKSKVPELPKPEVPAVPKPEIPELPKPEVPELPKLEVPVVPKPEIPAMPKPELPKQKVPELPKLEVPAVPKPEIPAMPKPEIPAQPKPKVPAMPKPEIPKLPKPTFPSLSPPHKPATP is encoded by the coding sequence ATGGCTCACCATTACAACCTATCCTTCCTCTTACTACTTGCATTTCTCAATTTATGCTTCATGAATGGCCACATAACTGGTGCAACTGCACGTCGTCTTCTAGAGATGCCTCTCCCTGAGATTCCTAAACCTGAACTGCCAAAAGCTCCGGCCTTGCCGAAGCCTGAGCTTCCAACCTTACCAAAGCCTGAGATCCCTACCGTTCCAAAGCCTGAGATTCCTATTATGCCAAAACCTGAAGTACCAGCTGTGCCAAAGCCCGAGCTACCAGTTGCCCCAAAGCCCGAATTACCGATTGTGCCAAAGCCTGAAATTCCAGCTGTGCCAAAACCCGAGCTTCCTGCTATGCCAAAACCTGAGATTCCAACAATGCCAAAACCCGAGCTTCCTCCCTTGAAAAAGCCAGAAATTCCAGCAGTGCCAAAAACTGAGGTTCCTCCAACTATGAAAAAGACTGAAGTTCCAGCTGTGCCAAAGCCTGAGATCCCGACTATGCCAAAGCCCGAAATCCCAGAACTACCAAAGTCAAAAGTCCCAGAGCTTCCAAAGCCAGAAGTCCCAGCTGTGCCAAAGCCAGAAATCCCAGAACTTCCAAAGCCAGAAGTCCCAGAGCTTCCAAAGCTAGAAGTCCCAGTTGTGCCAAAGCCTGAGATCCCGGCTATGCCAAAGCCAGAATTACCAAAGCAAAAAGTCCCAGAGCTTCCAAAGCTAGAAGTCCCGGCTGTGCCAAAGCCTGAGATCCCGGCTATGCCAAAGCCAGAAATCCCAGCACAACCAAAGCCAAAAGTCCCAGCCATGCCAAAGCCTGAAATCCCAAAACTGCCTAAACCAACTTTTCCTTCACTTTCTCCACCACATAAACCCGCTACTCCTTGA
- the LOC132598831 gene encoding protein PELPK1-like, which yields MAQHYHLSSLLLLAFLNLFFIHGSIPGAAARHLLEAPLPEIPKPELPKIPAYPKPEIPSVPKPEIPELPKPKVPEIPKPKVPQIPKPEVPDMPKPEIPEQPKPKVPELPKLKVPTMPKPKVPATPTPEVPTMPKPEISELPKPKVPAVPKPEIPELPKPKVPELPKLKVPTVPKTEVPATPQIPTMPKPEIPEIPKPEVPAMPKPEIPELPKPKVPELPKPEVPAMPKPEVPTMPKPEIPELPKPKVPELPKQEIPAMPKPEIPELPKPKVPELPKLKVPAMPKPEIPELPKPTLPSLSPPYKPATP from the coding sequence ATGGCTCAACATTACCACTTATCCTCCCTCTTACTACTTGCATTTCTCAATTTATTCTTCATTCATGGCAGCATACCTGGTGCAGCTGCACGCCACCTTCTAGAGGCACCCCTCCCTGAGATACCTAAACCAGAACTCCCAAAAATCCCAGCCTATCCAAAACCTGAAATCCCCAGTGTGCCTAAGCCTGAAATCCCAGAACTACCAAAGCCAAAAGTCCCAGAGATTCCAAAGCCAAAAGTCCCACAGATTCCAAAACCAGAAGTCCCAGATATGCCAAAGCCTGAAATCCCAGAACAACCAAAGCCAAAAGTCCCGGAGCTACCAAAGCTAAAAGTTCCAACTATGCCAAAGCCTAAAGTACCAGCTACACCAACGCCTGAAGTCCCAACTATGCCAAAGCCTGAAATCTCAGAACTACCAAAGCCAAAAGTCCCAGCTGTGCCAAAGCCTGAAATTCCAGAACTACCAAAGCCAAAAGTCCCGGAGCTTCCAAAACTAAAAGTCCCAACTGTGCCAAAAACTGAAGTACCAGCTACACCTCAAATCCCAACTATGCCGAAGCCTGAAATCCCAGAAATTCCAAAGCCAGAAGTCCCAGCTATGCCAAAACCTGAAATCCCAGAACTACCAAAGCCAAAAGTCCCGGAACTTCCAAAGCCTGAAGTCCCAGCTATGCCAAAGCCTGAAGTCCCAACTATGCCAAAGCCTGAAATCCCAGAACTACCAAAGCCCAAAGTCCCAGAGCTTCCAAAGCAAGAAATCCCAGCTATGCCAAAGCCTGAAATCCCAGAACTACCAAAGCCAAAAGTCCCGGAGCTTCCAAAGCTAAAAGTCCCAGCTATGCCAAAGCCTGAAATTCCGGAACTGCCTAAACCAACTCTTCCTTCACTTTCTCCACCATACAAACCAGCTACTCCTTGA